A stretch of Nitrospirota bacterium DNA encodes these proteins:
- a CDS encoding M20 family metallopeptidase, which produces MPLIPEPLKHRLVQLRRVLHEYPELSGQEVNTAAVICKFLDGLAIRYRAQVAGHGVVADIPGRAGVPCVVLRADTDALPIQEDTGLDFASVHDGVMHACGHDGHTTMLLGAAALLSEEKDLPAPVRLIFQPAEEKGTGALAMIKAGALDGAGMIFGGHLDRHYHPGAIVVSEGAVNASSDNFSIEIIGQGAHGARPHESIDAVVVGSLMIMALQTIVSREVDPARPSVVSVGQFHAGTAPNVIAGQARLDGTVRAQDPAVRQQLLSSIRRIAESIGQLHGAKTKVTVNEGTPPLINTPEMVSLARRAAIAAVGEANVLPLKTANMGAEDFSYYMESVPGAYVRFGSQVPGKEGFPAHSSKFDFDEEALAVGAAYYQAIAKIAGQRLSEQTSRS; this is translated from the coding sequence ATGCCGTTGATTCCTGAGCCGCTAAAACACCGCCTCGTTCAGCTTCGCCGCGTGCTCCATGAGTACCCGGAACTCAGCGGGCAGGAAGTGAATACCGCTGCCGTCATCTGCAAATTTCTCGATGGTCTGGCCATCAGGTATCGGGCTCAGGTTGCTGGGCACGGAGTTGTCGCCGATATTCCAGGACGCGCCGGAGTCCCTTGCGTCGTCTTGCGTGCCGATACGGACGCGCTGCCGATTCAGGAAGACACCGGCCTGGATTTCGCGTCGGTCCATGACGGCGTCATGCATGCCTGCGGCCACGATGGGCACACGACGATGTTGCTGGGCGCGGCGGCGCTCCTCTCCGAGGAGAAAGACCTGCCGGCTCCCGTGCGATTGATTTTTCAGCCGGCAGAGGAAAAAGGCACCGGTGCGCTAGCTATGATCAAGGCCGGGGCGCTGGATGGCGCGGGCATGATCTTCGGCGGCCACCTCGATCGCCACTATCACCCGGGGGCCATCGTCGTGTCCGAGGGCGCCGTCAATGCGTCATCGGATAATTTCTCGATTGAGATCATCGGACAGGGCGCGCACGGAGCCCGCCCCCATGAAAGCATCGACGCCGTCGTGGTCGGGAGCCTTATGATCATGGCGCTGCAAACGATCGTCTCGCGCGAAGTCGATCCGGCCCGCCCGTCGGTTGTGTCTGTCGGTCAGTTCCATGCGGGGACTGCGCCGAACGTCATCGCGGGACAGGCCAGACTGGACGGCACCGTTCGGGCGCAGGATCCCGCAGTGCGGCAACAGCTTCTTTCCTCCATCCGCCGCATTGCCGAATCAATCGGCCAGCTGCACGGAGCCAAGACCAAGGTCACCGTGAATGAGGGCACGCCGCCGTTGATCAATACGCCGGAAATGGTAAGCCTGGCGCGCCGCGCGGCAATCGCAGCGGTGGGGGAGGCCAACGTGTTGCCGCTCAAGACGGCCAACATGGGCGCGGAGGATTTCAGCTACTACATGGAAAGCGTTCCGGGAGCTTATGTCCGGTTCGGAAGTCAGGTTCCCGGCAAGGAAGGTTTTCCCGCGCATTCCAGCAAGTTCGACTTCGACGAAGAGGCCTTGGCCGTCGGCGCGGCCTACTACCAGGCCATTGCCAAGATTGCCGGCCAGCGACTCAGCGAGCAAACGTCCCGTTCCTGA
- a CDS encoding universal stress protein: MRILLAVDESENSHRVVQYVGSLLRRTPDVAVTLFHVLKPMPRELLEHGGSENPAAEAQLSVQLRNEQEAWIRKEGESECHVLKKACETLAQSGFDTSHVALRYGHEDDIARNILEEARRGHHETIVVGRHGTSRIKRIFGGGVTDQLLRDAKGFAIWVVE, translated from the coding sequence ATGCGAATTCTTCTGGCCGTTGACGAGTCCGAGAACTCCCATCGGGTTGTCCAGTATGTTGGCTCTCTCCTGCGCCGAACCCCTGATGTCGCCGTCACCCTCTTTCATGTGCTCAAGCCCATGCCGCGGGAATTGCTGGAGCATGGCGGATCGGAGAATCCTGCCGCCGAGGCGCAATTGAGCGTGCAGTTGCGTAATGAGCAAGAAGCCTGGATTCGGAAGGAAGGGGAATCCGAGTGCCATGTCCTGAAGAAGGCGTGCGAGACGCTGGCACAATCCGGGTTTGACACGAGCCACGTGGCGTTGAGGTATGGCCATGAGGACGATATCGCCAGAAATATTCTCGAAGAGGCGCGAAGGGGACATCACGAAACCATCGTTGTGGGGCGGCATGGGACGTCCCGGATCAAACGGATCTTCGGCGGCGGGGTGACCGATCAATTACTGCGCGACGCAAAGGGCTTTGCGATCTGGGTGGTGGAATGA
- a CDS encoding GNAT family N-acetyltransferase has product MIRIREAREEDVGQIREIFLAVYGADYPHHEVYDELWLKRSVFTDDALILVAEDTDAGRVIGTASVLFDFGAHSDLVGEFGRLAVHPDYRRLQVGKLLMDKRLEAIQNRLHVGLVVARTVHPYAQRISLAHGFIPTGFLPLKHFFHHRESFALLARYFGDALALRRNNPRIIPEAYALANLVMNHPPLTPDFIVDEDSAPYPAGGDYTIEQLQAEGYPALLRIERGRVRNREIFGPMRLDYGFFKLHARQTSYFLARSGSHIVGAVGYTMDPVEHTVRVFELIALADDVVRFLLSELERKCREEMGIEYIEIDVSAYAPRMQRTLLELNFLPVAYVPAMVFYQVERLDIVKMVRLNKLQDLGPLALTEPVQAVADVVMRGFSTCIIAPRMAQAIKEIPLFHGMNTEQTTRLAGTCMVREVRAGERLFVEHDPADRLYILLQGQVAISCGTPPVTIGTVRTGETCGEVSLLSARPHSAAATAEGHVEVAELLQRDLADLIRRRPDIGVIIYRNLAVGLGDKLLRSGNSRRDQGLAESEVLHLASEAAPAKQ; this is encoded by the coding sequence ATGATTCGGATCAGAGAAGCCCGCGAAGAAGATGTCGGCCAGATCCGCGAGATCTTTCTCGCCGTGTACGGCGCCGACTATCCCCATCATGAGGTCTACGACGAACTCTGGTTGAAGCGCTCCGTCTTCACCGACGACGCGCTGATTCTCGTCGCCGAAGATACAGATGCGGGACGGGTGATCGGCACCGCCTCAGTGCTTTTCGACTTCGGGGCCCATTCCGACCTCGTCGGAGAGTTCGGCCGTCTCGCCGTCCATCCAGACTACCGCCGGTTACAGGTCGGCAAGCTGCTCATGGACAAGCGGCTCGAAGCCATTCAGAACCGCTTGCACGTCGGGCTGGTCGTCGCGCGCACCGTACATCCCTATGCCCAGCGGATCAGCCTCGCGCACGGCTTCATCCCCACCGGTTTTCTGCCGCTGAAGCATTTCTTCCATCACCGCGAGAGCTTTGCCCTGCTGGCCCGGTATTTCGGCGATGCGCTGGCCTTGCGCCGCAACAATCCGCGGATCATTCCCGAGGCCTACGCCTTGGCTAATCTCGTGATGAACCACCCGCCGCTCACGCCGGATTTCATCGTCGACGAAGATTCCGCGCCGTATCCAGCCGGCGGAGACTACACCATCGAACAGCTGCAAGCCGAAGGCTATCCGGCCTTGCTGCGCATTGAGCGAGGGCGGGTCCGCAACCGGGAAATCTTCGGCCCCATGCGGCTGGATTATGGATTCTTCAAACTCCATGCACGGCAAACCAGTTACTTTCTGGCCCGCTCCGGTAGCCATATCGTCGGGGCTGTCGGCTACACGATGGATCCAGTCGAGCACACCGTCCGCGTATTCGAGTTGATCGCCCTGGCCGACGACGTCGTGCGATTTCTTCTCTCCGAGCTGGAGCGGAAGTGTCGGGAGGAGATGGGGATTGAGTACATCGAGATCGATGTCAGCGCCTATGCGCCACGAATGCAGCGCACGCTCTTGGAGCTGAACTTTCTCCCGGTCGCCTACGTGCCTGCCATGGTGTTTTATCAAGTGGAACGGTTGGACATCGTGAAGATGGTGCGGCTGAACAAGTTGCAAGATCTTGGGCCGCTCGCACTGACCGAGCCGGTCCAGGCCGTTGCCGACGTCGTGATGCGCGGCTTTTCCACCTGCATCATTGCCCCACGCATGGCACAGGCGATCAAGGAGATCCCGTTGTTTCATGGGATGAACACGGAACAGACGACTAGGCTCGCCGGAACCTGCATGGTGCGGGAAGTGCGGGCCGGCGAACGCCTCTTCGTCGAGCACGATCCGGCCGACCGTCTCTACATCCTGCTGCAAGGACAAGTCGCCATCAGTTGCGGAACCCCTCCGGTCACGATCGGGACCGTCCGCACCGGGGAAACCTGCGGCGAGGTCTCGCTCCTCTCGGCCAGGCCCCATTCCGCCGCAGCTACGGCTGAGGGCCATGTGGAGGTGGCCGAACTACTCCAGCGCGACCTGGCGGACCTCATCCGCCGTCGCCCAGACATCGGGGTCATCATCTACCGCAATCTGGCGGTCGGACTGGGCGACAAGCTCCTGCGCTCCGGCAATTCGCGCCGAGACCAAGGTCTGGCCGAGTCTGAAGTGCTCCACCTGGCATCGGAAGCCGCCCCGGCGAAACAGTAG
- a CDS encoding DUF2238 domain-containing protein produces the protein MRAGVMDRSGAREGSQRLLLGLLLLYGLFWTWLAIAPFDRRDWLLENLLSLTLVAVLVLTHQRFQFSVTSYCLIGLFLTLHAIGAHYTYAEVPFGFWLKDLFSLSRNPFDRIAHFSYGLLLLYPLRELLIRLAGVRGLWSSYLSVSGILAQSGFFEVAEAVVASIVSPELGNTYLGTQGDEWDAQKDMAAALAGALLTTCVTFVMSAFPVRDRS, from the coding sequence ATGAGAGCGGGAGTCATGGACAGGAGCGGGGCGCGAGAGGGAAGCCAACGCCTGCTGCTGGGACTGCTACTGCTCTATGGGTTGTTCTGGACCTGGTTGGCCATCGCGCCGTTCGATCGTCGAGATTGGTTGCTGGAAAATCTCCTCTCCTTGACGCTCGTCGCCGTCTTAGTCCTGACCCACCAGCGGTTCCAGTTTTCCGTGACTTCCTACTGTCTCATCGGTCTGTTCCTGACGCTCCACGCCATCGGCGCGCACTATACCTATGCCGAGGTGCCGTTCGGATTTTGGCTCAAAGACCTCTTCAGCTTGAGTCGCAACCCGTTCGATCGCATTGCACATTTTTCATACGGTCTCCTGTTGCTGTATCCCCTTCGTGAACTTCTGATACGCCTGGCCGGGGTACGGGGATTGTGGTCCTCGTATCTATCCGTCAGCGGTATCCTGGCCCAGAGCGGTTTCTTTGAAGTGGCGGAAGCGGTGGTGGCGAGCATTGTGAGCCCGGAACTAGGGAATACCTATCTCGGAACCCAAGGAGATGAGTGGGATGCGCAGAAGGACATGGCGGCGGCATTGGCCGGCGCGCTGCTCACGACATGTGTCACGTTCGTGATGTCCGCGTTTCCTGTCCGGGATCGTTCATGA
- a CDS encoding CusA/CzcA family heavy metal efflux RND transporter, whose translation MISSLLEFSLRQRILVLGLACLLSVAGVFAFRAIPIDAYPDVTNIQVQVLTDAPGLSPVEVERFITYPLELQMTGLPGLAEIRSLSKFALSQITVVFNDDVDIYFARQLVLERIMAAKERLPEGLDPVMAPVSTGLGEVYQYYVEGPHAAAADSAVVETELTDQRTLQDWVLRPLLKSVPGVIDVNGMGGFVKQYQVLVDPAKLRKFDLTLHDIYGAVAKNNANAGGNVLERHAERAIVRGLGLIKTVSDVESIIVKESGGTPVFVRDVAEVRIGHAVRHGAVVLNGEREVVAGTVLMIRGGNARQVVEAVKSKVDDLQQSHILPAGTKLLPFYDRIELVTAAIDTVRDALIEGIVLVVFVFFFFLGHVRSALVVTVSLIVTPLITFIVMQRLGLSANLMTLGGLAIAIGEIADGSLVVVENVYRHLAQNNSAAGRSKLDVILHATKEVGRPILFGILIISVVFLPLMTLQGMEGKMFAPLAYTLVIALLVSVVVTLTLSPVLASLLLRGNHPEETRLTFWMKQRYVPVLQWTLRHRSRVLTGSTAIVLCSLALVPLVGREFIPLLEEGALTPQIVRLPSVSLPESIEMEKRTHKAMLEFPEVRMAVSRIGRPDIAFGPEEPNESDPIVTLTDRSTWKTASTQAQLTDAIRKKLAEIPGISVLMSQPIQERVDELISGIRTECAIKLFGEDLDVLHDKAAEIAALMQQIEGVKDIKVEQIAGQPYLTVDIDRQKIARFGINVADVQEIITTAIGGKAATYVYEGERRFQLTLRFPELQRNSIGTIGEIRVKSASGALIPMSELATIEMREGPARISREQVHRRIYIGFNVVGRDIGGVVDEGRKRLAAQVRLPEGYHVTWGGVFENMERANARLLLVVPVTLGLVFFLLFWAFHSLRYATLIIMNLPFALIGGFVSLWLSGQYLSVPASIGFIELFGLAVGNGIVLVSYINQLRNEGMQMDQAIVKGCVLRLRPVVMTMMTTLLGLLPLALAQGIGAEVQRPLATVVIGGLFTSTALTLVVLPALYRWFAEKEAGKEHAPEWV comes from the coding sequence ATGATCTCTTCTCTGCTGGAATTCTCGCTGCGGCAACGGATCCTGGTTCTGGGCCTGGCCTGTCTGTTGTCCGTCGCCGGCGTATTCGCGTTTCGTGCCATTCCGATCGACGCCTATCCCGACGTGACGAACATCCAGGTGCAGGTGCTGACCGATGCGCCGGGTCTGTCGCCGGTCGAAGTCGAACGATTCATCACCTATCCGCTCGAACTCCAGATGACCGGCCTGCCGGGCTTGGCGGAGATTCGATCCCTGTCCAAATTCGCCCTCTCTCAGATCACGGTCGTGTTCAACGACGACGTCGACATCTACTTCGCCCGCCAGTTGGTCCTCGAACGGATCATGGCGGCGAAAGAACGCTTGCCGGAGGGGCTCGATCCTGTGATGGCTCCCGTGAGTACCGGGCTCGGCGAGGTCTATCAATATTATGTGGAAGGACCGCATGCGGCGGCGGCCGATTCCGCGGTCGTCGAGACCGAGCTGACGGATCAGCGCACGCTGCAGGACTGGGTCCTGCGCCCGCTGCTCAAGAGCGTGCCGGGCGTGATCGATGTGAACGGCATGGGCGGGTTCGTGAAGCAGTATCAAGTCCTGGTCGATCCGGCGAAGCTCCGTAAATTCGACCTGACGCTCCACGATATTTACGGGGCGGTGGCGAAGAACAATGCCAACGCCGGCGGCAACGTGCTGGAGCGCCATGCGGAACGTGCGATCGTCCGTGGGCTGGGCCTGATCAAGACCGTGAGCGATGTCGAATCCATCATCGTCAAAGAATCCGGCGGCACGCCGGTGTTCGTCCGCGATGTCGCGGAGGTCCGCATCGGCCACGCCGTCCGCCATGGGGCCGTGGTGCTCAACGGCGAACGGGAGGTCGTAGCCGGCACCGTGCTCATGATTCGCGGAGGCAATGCGCGGCAGGTGGTCGAAGCGGTCAAGAGCAAGGTGGACGATCTGCAGCAGAGTCACATCCTCCCCGCAGGCACGAAGCTCCTGCCTTTCTATGACCGCATCGAGTTGGTCACGGCGGCGATCGATACGGTGCGGGATGCCCTGATCGAAGGGATCGTGCTGGTGGTCTTCGTCTTCTTTTTCTTCCTGGGCCACGTTCGTAGCGCCCTCGTCGTGACGGTCTCGCTCATCGTGACCCCCCTGATCACATTCATCGTGATGCAGCGGCTGGGGCTCTCGGCCAATTTGATGACGCTCGGCGGGCTCGCCATCGCGATCGGTGAAATCGCGGACGGGTCGTTGGTCGTCGTGGAAAACGTCTATCGGCATCTCGCGCAGAATAACAGCGCGGCGGGGAGAAGCAAGCTTGACGTCATCCTTCACGCGACGAAAGAAGTAGGCAGGCCGATCCTCTTCGGCATTCTGATCATCAGCGTCGTGTTTCTCCCCCTCATGACGCTCCAGGGTATGGAAGGGAAGATGTTCGCGCCGCTGGCCTATACGCTGGTCATCGCGCTTCTGGTTTCGGTCGTCGTCACGCTGACTCTGTCGCCGGTCCTCGCATCGCTGCTCTTGCGCGGAAACCATCCGGAGGAAACGCGCCTCACGTTCTGGATGAAACAGCGCTATGTGCCGGTACTGCAATGGACGCTCCGGCATCGCAGCCGCGTACTGACCGGCTCGACGGCGATCGTGCTCTGCAGCCTCGCGCTGGTTCCGCTCGTGGGGAGAGAGTTCATCCCTCTACTGGAGGAAGGAGCCCTGACGCCCCAGATTGTGCGGCTGCCGAGCGTCTCGCTGCCGGAGTCCATCGAGATGGAGAAGCGCACACATAAGGCGATGCTGGAGTTTCCCGAAGTGCGGATGGCCGTGAGCAGGATCGGGCGGCCGGACATCGCCTTTGGGCCGGAAGAGCCGAACGAGAGCGATCCGATCGTGACCCTGACCGATCGGAGCACATGGAAGACGGCATCCACGCAGGCGCAATTGACCGATGCCATCCGGAAAAAGTTGGCGGAGATCCCGGGCATTTCGGTCCTCATGAGCCAGCCGATTCAAGAACGGGTGGACGAACTCATCTCCGGCATCAGGACCGAATGTGCGATCAAGCTCTTCGGGGAGGATCTCGACGTCCTGCACGACAAGGCGGCGGAGATCGCCGCCTTGATGCAGCAGATCGAGGGCGTTAAAGACATTAAAGTCGAGCAGATTGCCGGTCAGCCCTATCTGACGGTCGACATCGACCGGCAGAAGATCGCTCGCTTCGGTATCAACGTGGCAGACGTGCAGGAGATCATCACCACCGCCATCGGCGGCAAGGCGGCGACCTACGTGTACGAAGGCGAACGGCGGTTTCAATTGACGCTTCGGTTCCCGGAACTGCAGCGCAACAGCATCGGCACCATCGGAGAGATTCGGGTGAAGTCGGCGTCCGGTGCGCTGATCCCGATGAGCGAACTCGCCACGATCGAAATGCGCGAAGGCCCAGCCCGCATCAGCCGTGAGCAGGTCCATCGCCGCATTTACATCGGTTTCAACGTCGTGGGACGCGACATCGGCGGCGTTGTGGATGAAGGGCGCAAGAGACTCGCGGCCCAGGTGCGCCTTCCTGAGGGGTACCACGTCACGTGGGGCGGGGTCTTCGAGAACATGGAGCGGGCGAACGCGCGGCTTTTACTTGTGGTGCCGGTCACGCTGGGGCTCGTCTTCTTTCTGCTCTTCTGGGCCTTTCACTCGCTCCGCTACGCGACGTTGATCATTATGAATCTCCCCTTTGCCTTGATCGGGGGCTTCGTGTCTCTCTGGTTGAGCGGGCAATACCTGAGCGTGCCGGCTTCCATCGGCTTTATCGAACTATTCGGTTTGGCGGTCGGGAACGGGATTGTGCTGGTGTCCTATATCAATCAGTTGCGAAACGAAGGCATGCAAATGGACCAGGCGATCGTCAAGGGGTGCGTCCTCCGTCTACGCCCGGTCGTCATGACGATGATGACGACGCTGCTGGGTCTCCTGCCGCTGGCGCTCGCGCAAGGAATCGGGGCCGAAGTCCAGCGGCCGCTCGCGACGGTCGTGATCGGCGGTCTCTTCACTTCGACCGCGCTCACGCTGGTGGTGTTGCCTGCCTTGTATCGATGGTTCGCAGAAAAAGAAGCGGGGAAAGAGCATGCGCCGGAGTGGGTGTGA
- a CDS encoding tetratricopeptide repeat protein has translation MATWLLLLVPLLRQSPAWALPHSMPVQQVSTAKTLTGDELLRIGEVHDHQHHFPETLTYYQLALSTFREHQQARGVATALVKIAQVYERQGKIQEAYVALQEALPLFARSSDRPAHAQALLVMGRISARLGRLDEARMSFSQAITLFERAHDRQGWNDTLVQLGLLDVGDGVTEPGLSLLQQARQDARTRQDRGQQLAAVVALGNAHWLLDRADAARLFYDEGLHLAEVERNMTIEAMLRLRLAQLDGEDDRLTEGIELGKRALLLSQTLRDAATEAAALSLLADLYRKMGRSAEAEESEQRALSIYRSRQIFVHGAR, from the coding sequence ATGGCTACCTGGCTTCTGCTGCTCGTTCCACTGTTAAGGCAGAGTCCTGCCTGGGCTCTGCCCCATTCGATGCCTGTTCAACAAGTGTCTACGGCCAAAACGCTCACGGGCGACGAATTGCTCCGCATCGGCGAGGTCCACGACCACCAGCACCACTTTCCTGAAACGCTGACCTACTATCAGCTCGCGTTGTCAACATTCCGGGAGCACCAGCAGGCCCGCGGCGTGGCAACCGCCTTGGTGAAAATCGCACAGGTGTATGAACGGCAAGGCAAGATCCAGGAGGCCTACGTGGCGCTCCAGGAAGCCCTTCCCCTTTTCGCCCGGTCCTCCGACCGGCCCGCTCATGCGCAGGCTCTGTTGGTCATGGGGCGCATCTCGGCACGGCTTGGACGCCTCGACGAGGCTAGAATGTCGTTCAGCCAGGCGATCACCCTGTTCGAGCGTGCCCACGATCGACAGGGATGGAACGACACGTTGGTTCAGCTGGGCCTGCTCGATGTCGGTGACGGTGTAACCGAGCCAGGACTGTCGTTGCTGCAGCAGGCGCGGCAAGACGCGCGCACCCGTCAGGATCGCGGCCAGCAACTTGCGGCGGTCGTGGCGCTGGGAAACGCGCACTGGCTGTTGGATCGGGCTGACGCGGCCCGCCTGTTTTACGACGAGGGCCTTCATCTGGCTGAAGTCGAACGGAATATGACGATCGAAGCGATGCTGCGGCTCCGGCTGGCTCAATTAGATGGTGAGGATGATCGGCTGACCGAAGGCATCGAATTGGGGAAACGTGCGCTTCTTCTCTCTCAAACCTTGCGCGATGCCGCGACTGAGGCGGCCGCGTTGTCTCTGCTGGCCGACCTCTACCGGAAGATGGGACGGAGTGCCGAGGCAGAGGAATCGGAACAGCGAGCCCTGTCGATCTATCGCAGCCGTCAGATCTTCGTACACGGCGCCCGCTAA
- a CDS encoding phosphorylase: MNQHEHLLRPGTLWPSLLERTAHARERKAILSIPTEPEMIEQSGVEFQVRVITALAMKALTIAAKSNNDPFLPYDPDLFVTDVSPTHVALLNKFNVVDHHLVIVTRSFELQEALLTREDCAALLACLAEIDGLGFYNAGPAAGASQRHKHLQLIPLSALPEARLPIEPLLHAVKIAGTTGLVPGLPFLHAYAPMDPTWIDQRSDGASSLLDCYHSLLRSVGLSIEAPSVPYNLLVTRRWLLLVPRSEEYFEGISINALGFAGALLVKDAAQLAMLREQGPMTALQRVALPREP, from the coding sequence ATGAATCAGCACGAACACCTTCTCAGGCCCGGCACCCTTTGGCCCTCCCTGCTCGAACGAACGGCCCATGCCCGTGAGCGAAAAGCCATCCTCTCTATCCCCACGGAACCGGAGATGATCGAACAGAGCGGAGTAGAGTTCCAAGTGCGAGTCATAACGGCCCTCGCGATGAAAGCGCTCACTATTGCTGCGAAGTCAAACAACGACCCCTTCCTGCCCTACGACCCCGACTTGTTCGTGACGGATGTCTCTCCCACTCATGTCGCCTTGCTGAACAAGTTCAACGTGGTCGATCACCACCTCGTCATCGTCACCCGCTCGTTCGAGCTGCAAGAGGCCCTGCTCACCCGTGAGGATTGTGCGGCGCTGCTGGCTTGCCTCGCCGAGATCGACGGACTGGGCTTCTACAACGCCGGACCGGCAGCCGGGGCCAGTCAGCGTCACAAACATCTGCAGCTGATTCCGTTGTCCGCTTTACCGGAAGCCCGACTGCCGATCGAGCCGCTGTTGCATGCCGTGAAAATTGCCGGCACTACCGGCCTGGTGCCAGGCTTGCCGTTCTTACATGCCTATGCGCCGATGGATCCGACATGGATCGACCAACGGAGTGATGGCGCCTCGTCGTTGCTCGACTGCTACCACTCGCTGCTCCGCTCCGTAGGCCTGTCCATCGAGGCGCCTTCGGTTCCCTATAACCTGCTCGTCACCCGGCGGTGGCTGTTGTTGGTACCCCGGTCGGAAGAGTATTTCGAGGGGATTTCGATCAATGCGCTGGGCTTCGCCGGAGCCTTGCTGGTGAAAGACGCGGCGCAGCTTGCGATGCTGCGGGAACAGGGTCCCATGACCGCCCTTCAACGGGTGGCGCTGCCACGGGAGCCGTGA
- a CDS encoding efflux RND transporter periplasmic adaptor subunit — MLNNLVNCVFLVSLALAGFMSCERTPDPVSEANKAAVAERPGVLRLTPEELGRTAIEVVPVARGQVLVPREFPATVQSNENELAEVTTLIRGRVVKVYVDVGQDVKKDTLLAMLHSTDLGLAEGAYLKAVARLHEAELAHERARDLHEHKAVSLAELQRREAEMKTARAEARETQNRLELLGVPRREIERLNREHTIKADVPLRAPFDGRVIMRNITRGEVVETNQKFFTVADLSEVWVVGNVPEKDVQYIRKEQRVDVIVSAYPHPIFPGTITYISDVIDAATRTMRLRVTVPNPDRLLKPEMFATVRVYAAPIPDALTVPLAAVQNGPVGKILFVQKEANEFEVRTVKLGSEQGEVVTVLEGVSAGEQVVTKGSFVLKSEMERHKIEPAL, encoded by the coding sequence ATGCTGAACAATCTCGTCAACTGCGTGTTCCTCGTTTCATTAGCCTTAGCCGGGTTCATGTCCTGCGAGAGAACGCCCGACCCGGTGTCTGAGGCCAATAAGGCCGCTGTGGCTGAGAGGCCTGGAGTGCTTCGTCTCACGCCCGAAGAACTCGGGCGGACGGCCATTGAGGTCGTGCCGGTTGCCCGCGGGCAGGTGCTGGTGCCTCGGGAGTTTCCCGCCACCGTGCAGTCCAATGAAAATGAGTTGGCCGAGGTCACCACGCTCATCAGAGGCCGGGTGGTCAAGGTCTATGTGGATGTCGGTCAAGATGTGAAAAAAGATACCTTGCTGGCGATGCTCCACAGTACGGATCTCGGCTTGGCGGAGGGAGCCTACTTGAAGGCAGTGGCAAGACTGCATGAAGCAGAATTGGCGCACGAGCGCGCCAGGGATCTGCATGAACACAAGGCCGTGAGCCTGGCCGAGCTGCAGCGCCGCGAAGCCGAAATGAAAACGGCGCGGGCTGAGGCCCGCGAAACGCAGAATCGCCTCGAGCTGCTCGGCGTACCTAGGCGGGAAATCGAGCGGTTGAACCGTGAGCATACGATTAAGGCCGACGTGCCGTTGCGCGCGCCCTTCGACGGTCGGGTCATTATGCGCAATATCACCAGGGGCGAGGTCGTTGAGACGAACCAGAAATTCTTCACCGTGGCAGACCTGTCGGAGGTGTGGGTGGTCGGCAACGTGCCGGAGAAGGACGTGCAGTATATCCGCAAGGAGCAGAGGGTCGATGTCATCGTATCCGCCTATCCCCATCCCATCTTTCCGGGAACGATTACCTACATCAGCGATGTGATCGATGCTGCCACCCGCACGATGCGTCTGCGGGTCACGGTGCCGAATCCCGATCGACTGCTGAAACCGGAAATGTTCGCCACCGTCCGTGTCTATGCGGCGCCGATCCCGGATGCTTTGACTGTGCCGCTTGCGGCAGTCCAAAACGGACCGGTTGGGAAAATACTCTTTGTCCAAAAAGAGGCGAACGAATTCGAAGTGCGGACGGTCAAGTTGGGAAGCGAGCAGGGAGAGGTTGTGACGGTGCTGGAGGGGGTGAGCGCCGGCGAGCAGGTTGTGACCAAGGGATCGTTCGTCCTCAAGTCTGAAATGGAACGGCACAAGATCGAGCCGGCGCTATGA